From the genome of Alkalihalobacillus sp. TS-13:
TCCGATCAGCCAAAGGTAAGAAAGTGTCTCGCCCAAACCGGGTAGTGAGATACAGACGACACCAACAAGTGCAATCACCAGCCCGGTCACCTTGATAAAATCAAGTTCAGCTTCCTTCCGTTGCCTCTGAATCAACAGGATCATCATCGGACCAGTCGCGGAGAGGACAGCAGCTAATCCTGACGTAATGTATTGCTCAGCCCAATAGAGGGTCGAAAAGGTCATGAACGTAATGCAGAAGCCGACGACCATAAGCTGTTTGGACATGAGCGCCTCGACAACAGGATGCTTTTTAATCGCAAAAAAGCCAAGAACAAGCAGGCCAGCAATCATAAATCGGACTCCGCCAGAAAGAATTGGTGTCGCACCTGCTTCAATCCCGACTTTTATAAAAAGAAAAGTCGTACCGAATATAACGCAGACAAGAATGTAATTGATCAAGACCATATGAAAACCTCCTTTTCAGTTAAGAGGAGTATAAAGCAGTAAGTGTATAACAGTTTTACAGGGCGTATAACAGTTCCTCTTGTAAAACGTTGCGATTTCAGCTTTACTTATAGAAAAAGGAGGGCTGGATATGAAACTAGTCCTGAAGAAAGAGGCTGCCACACCAATCCATCAACAAATCTATCATCAGCTTGTAAACCGGATCCAGACGGGAGCGGTAGCGGCTGGGGAAAAGATCCCTTCGTTACGGTGGTTATCAAAAGAGTTGGATGTGAATTATCTGACGATCAACAAAGTCTATCAACGCTTAGAGGAAGAAGGTTATATTGAAATCCTCCAAGGAAAGGGCGCTTATGTTAAAAGTCGTCATACTGGCCACCCATCCTCACAAAGGGATGAACAACAGGATAGTTTCTCGCCACTCCTTACACGTTCGCAATATCTGATGCAGCGCTCGAAACATCAATACGATTTTTCAAAAGCAGTCGTATCCCCGGGGCTTCTACCCAGTTATTTTCTTGCAGAGCAGGCGAAAGCGATCTTTGATTTGCACCCAATGATTTTGACGACGTATGGACCCGTGGAAGGGGATGAAGAGCTCCGTAAAGAAGTGTCCGCCTATTTGGACAATCAGCTTGGTTATAAACCACCTTTGGATGAAATCCTGATAACGAGTGGGGTCCAACAGGCGATCAATGTGGTCGCAAACACGTTTCTGACGCCGACAGATACGGTAGCGGTCGAAAGCCCGTGTTATGGTGCGGCGCTAGACACGTTCATGAACAGGGGAAATGCGATTCTGCCGATTCCGATTGATCTAAGCGGTATGAGGACCGATCTATTGGAGGAGCAATGTCGAAAGAACCCGCCAAAGCTCGTATACGTCAATCCTACCTTTCATAACCCGACTGGGGCTTCTATGAGTGAAAAGCGTCGCAAAGAGCTTCTGGAGCTTGCTGAAACGTATCATTTCCTCATTATTGAGGACGATTCGTTCAATGAAATCTATTTTGATGGGGTACTGCCCCCGAAACCGATCAAGTACTTTGATACGACCGGTCATTGTATCCTTTTAAAAGGATTCAGCAAAACGATGGCGCCGGGAATACTCTTAGGAGCACTCATAGCGGATAAACGGCTTTATGAGCAGGTCTATATTGCTAAGGCATCCATGGATGTTGGAAGCCCGCTCTTGAATCAAAAGGTGATCCTCCCGTTCATGAAGACACAGCGGATGAAGGACCACCTTGAGAAATTGAGGATCGCCTTGCAAATCCGACGAGATATGACAGCTGATATTCTGGAAATGTGCTTGAAAGACCGGATTAGATATGAACTACCGAAAGGCGGGTTGAATTTGTGGATCAAGCTTCCTGAGGAGATTGACATGCGCGCATTACAGAAACGGGCATCTGAACATTCGATTTCCTTTCTACCAGGGAGCGCATGTTATGCTGTGAATGAACCGACACAAGAGATCCGCATCAGCTACTCCGGTCTCAGCGACCGCGATAACACCGAAGGTATCACTAAACTCGGCAAACTCATCGCGGAAATGTAGTGCCAGGCACCGACATCTATAATTCGGTGCAGTTTCGAAATATTTCGGTACAAACTCAAATTGATTCAATGCAAATTAAAATATTTCGGAGCAAAATCGGTTTAATTCGTAGCAAATCCAAAACAATTCGATGATTTTGCGGAATAAAAGAGCGTCCGTAAAAGTGGCACTCCATGATTGTTGATATGAGAGGGTTCTTTTTGGTATCATCAGTATATTGCAATAGGTACGATTTTTTGGAGGTGGAAGAAGTGGCCCGAATTACGAAGGAAGAAGTAAAGCACGTTGCGAAGCTTGCGCGACTCGCAGTGACTGAGGAAGAAGCGGAAAAGTTCACAAGCCAGCTTGACGCGATCATCGGTTATGCGGAGCAACTTAAGGAATTGGATACAGACGATGTGGAACCGACAACCCACGTCCTAGATATGAAGAATGTCCTCCGTGAAGACGAGGCGAAGCCTTGGTTGACGAATGAGGAAGCACTCAAGAATACACCGGATACACAGAACGGACTTATTAAAGTTCCAGCTGTTTTAGAGTAGGGAGGGAGAAAACCGACGATGTCTTTATTTGAAAAGAAGATCTCAGAGCTGCATGAGCTCCTACATAAAAAGGAAATGAAGGTAAGCGAACTTGTTGACGCTTCTTTCTCAAGGATCAACGAAGTCGACGACAAAGTGAAAGCCTTCCTCACCCTTAATGAAGAAGGCGCAAGAGAACAAGCGAAATACCTCGACAGCAAAATGGGGACCGACGAAATGCGCGGACTCCTTTTCGGTCTGCCAATCGGCGTGAAAGATAACATCTCGACAAAGGACTTGCGTACGACTTGTGGAAGCAAGCTGCTTGGAAACTTTGAACCTGTTTTCGACGCAACGGTTGTTGAACGCTTGAAAAAAGCAGAAACGATAACTGTCGGAAAGCTGAACATGGACGAATTCGCAATGGGTTCATCCAACGAAAACTCAGGCTTTTTCCAAACACGCAACCCATGGAACACAGATTACGTACCAGGCGGATCAAGTGGTGGATCGGCAGCATCAGTCGCAGCCGGAGAAGTCTTTTTCTCACTCGGTTCTGACACGGGTGGTTCAATCCGACAACCAGCGGCATTCTGTGGTGTCGTAGGACTCAAGCCGACTTACGGCCGTGTTTCCCGTTTCGGACTTGTCGCGTTCGCATCTTCACTTGACCAAATCGGTCCGATCACAACAACAGTTGAAGACAACGCGTTTTTATTCCAGGCGATCAGCGGGTATGACAAGATGGATTCCACATCCGCGAACGTCGAGAACAAGGACTACACAGCGGCACTAACTGGCGACGTCAAAGGTCTGAAAATCGCGGTGCCAAAGGAATACATCGGCGAAGGTGTAGACGAAGACGTCAAGAACCGTGTCATGGATGCACTTAAAGTCCTCGAAAGCATGGGTGCTGAGTGGGAAGAGGTTTCGCTCCCACACTCCAAATACGGTGTCGCGACTTATTACCTGCTGGCATCCTCTGAAGCGTCCTCCAACCTGGCGCGCTTTGACGGTGTCCGTTACGGTGTCCGTACAGAAAACGCGGACAACCTGCTTGAACTTTACAACCATACGCGAAGTGAAGGGTTTGGTGACGAAGTGAAACGCCGGATCATGCTTGGAACGTTCGCCCTGAGCTCAGGCTTTTACGATGCGTATTATAAAAAAGCACAGAAGGTACGTACATTGATTAAGAAAGACTTCGACGAGGTCTTTGAAAAATACGATGTCATCCTTGGACCGACTGCACCGACAACGGCGTTCAAGATCGGTGCCAAAACGGATGATCCACTCACGATGTACGCGAATGATATCCTGACGATCCCGGTCAACTTAGCTGGAGTACCGGCGATCTCCGTCCCATGCGGACTTTCCAACGGACTGCCTGTCGGACTACAAATCATCGGAAAAGCGTTTGATGAGAATACGATCTACCGCGTTGCTCACGCTTACGAGCAAGCGACTGATCATCATCAAAACAAACCGCAACTGTAAGGGGGGACGAAAAAAATGCATTTTGAAACAATAATCGGACTTGAGGTCCATGCTGAACTGAAAACGAACTCGAAGATCTTCTGCAGCTGCTCCACGGAATTCGGAGCGCCACCGAACACGAACGTCTGCCCGATTTGTCTTGGACACCCAGGTGTTTTACCTGTCGTGAACAAGCAGGCGGTGGACTTCGCGATGCGTGCGGCAATGGCATTGAACTGTGAGATCACACGCGAAACGAAATTCGACCGTAAAAACTACTTCTATCCGGACAACCCGAAGGCGTATCAGATTTCTCAATTCGATAAGCCGATCGGTGTCAACGGCTGGATTGAAATCGAAGTGGACGGCAAGAAAAAGAAGATCGGCATCACGCGCCTTCATATGGAAGAGGATGCTGGTAAATCGATGCATGCTGACGACGGAACACACTCCCTTGTGGACTTGAACCGTCAAGGGACGCCGCTCGTCGAAATCGTATCCGAGCCGGACATTCGCACGCCGGAAGAAGCGTATGCCTATCTTGAAAAATTGAAAGCGATCCTGCAATATACCGAAGTATCCGATTGTAAAATGGAAGAAGGCTCGTTGCGTTGTGATGCAAACATCTCCCTCCGCCCAGTCGGACAAGAGGAATTTGGTACGAAGGCGGAGCTGAAGAACCTGAACTCATTTGCTAACGTCCAAAAAGGACTCGCGCACGAAGAGGTTCGCCAGGAAAAAGTACTTCTAAGTGGAGGAGAAATCCTGCAAGAGACACGTCGGTTTGATGAACAGTCCAAGAAAACGATTCTCATGCGTGTAAAAGAAGGATCGGATGACTACCGCTACTTCCCAGAGCCGGATCTTGTCGGTCTATCAATCGATCAGGAATGGATCGACCGTGTGAAATCAGAGATTCCAGAGCTTCCGGATGCGCGTAAGCAGCGCTATATCGAAGAGCTAAAGCTTCCAGCGTATGACGCGAAGGTTTTAACACAGTCCAAGAAGATGTCCGATTTCTTTGAAGAAGTCCTGGAAAAAGGTGCAGACGCGAAAGCTGCTTCGAACTGGATGATGGGTGAAGTTTCCGCATACTTGAACGCAGAGTACAAGGAAGTCGATGAAGTCGCCCTCACACCAGAAGGACTTGCGAAGATGATCGAGCTGATTGAAAAAGGAACGATCTCTTCCAAGATTGCGAAGAAAGTCTTCAAAGAATTGATTGAAAAAGGCGGTGACCCAGAAGTCATCGTCAAGGAAAAAGGACTCGTTCAGATTTCGGATGAAGGCGAGCTTCGCGGCATTGTCACCGGAATTTTAGATGAGAACGAACAATCGATCCTCGACTATAAAAACGGTAAGGACCGTGCGCTCGGATTCCTCGTCGGCCAAGTGATGAAGGCGACGAAAGGAAAAGCGAACCCGCCAATGGTCAACAAACTGATCGTCGAAGAAATCGAAAAGCGATAAGATTGAAGAAGCCCTTTACGGAGGGCTTCTTTTCACACTTAAAGAAAGTATAAAATACTTTCTTCAGTATTTGATTTTGATGGGCGAGCGGTTTCTGGACACTTCTCGCTTTTATCTGGACAAAACCACAGATTATCTGGACAACTTTCATTTTTTACTGGACAAAACCTCGAATTAGCTGGACAACATTGAAGATTTTCTGGACATTTCGCCTCAAACGAATTTTCCTGCAATTGTCACAGAGTATTGTTTTGCATTTTGGATTTAAGGTCACTATAATAAGATGGACGGTATAAATAATAGGAAATATTTTACACAAGACATGTCCGGTACACTTGTCCGAATCAAATTCTTTGAACCTAATAGAATAAAATCAGGTGATCTATTATGAAACGAGCACGATTAATTTATAATCCGACATCGGGAAGAGAACAGGTCAAGCGCCAGCTGCCATATATCCTTGAAAAATTGGAGAAGGCAGGCTACGAGACCTCGGCTCACGCGACCTGTGCAGATGAAGGGGACGCGACAAGAGCTGCGAAACTGGCAGTTGAACGTGAATTCGACCTTGTCATTGCAGCAGGCGGGGATGGAACAATCTATGAGATCATCAACGGTATCGCAGAGCTCCCGAACCGGCCGAAGATGGGTATCATCCCAGCAGGAACAACGAACGATTTCGCACGTGCCCTCGGCGTTCCTCGTACCATTGAGAAGGCGGTTGAGGTTTTATGTGATGGCGTTGATATTCCAGTCGATATCGGCCGCGTCAACGGAAAATACTTCGTCAATATCGCAGGCGGCGGAAAGCTGACAGAGCTGACATACGCTGTCCCGAGCCAGATGAAGACGATGATCGGCCAGCTAGCGTATTATTTGAAAGGGATGGAGATGCTTCCCTCGATCCGTCCGACCAACGTCAAAATCGAATACGATGATAAAGTGTACGAAGGAGACGTCATGCTTTTCCTGGTTGCAAACACGAACTCGGTCGGGGGTTTTGAAAAGCTTGCGCCACTCTCTGAATTCAATGACGGTTATTTCGACCTCATCATCTTGAAAAAAGCGAACCTGGCAGAGTTCATCCGAGTCGCAACCCTTGCAATCAAAGGTGATCATATCCGTGATGATCACGTCATTTACGAAAAGGCAAGACGTATCAAGATCCATACCGATGAAAAAATGCAGCTGAACCTCGACGGGGAATACGGCGGTCTGCTTCCAGGAGAATTCATGAACCTTAGGCACCACCTGCAGATGATCGTCCCAAAAGAACGCTTCGAAACAAGATATTAAATGTAACCGAACCCGGCCATCAGAGTCGGGTTTGTTTTACATTTGAAGAAAGTATAGAATACTTTCTTCAATATAAGCGCAACTAATGGCTCAGCCTACGCCTAGGGCTTGGCTTTGCTAAGTTTTCTTTATATAGGGAGGGGATCTTCATGAAAACCGAAAAGGAAAAGATGTTAGAGGGCGAAATGTATAACCCGGCAGACCCAATGCTTATCAAAGAAAGGGAAAATGCCCGTAGATTGACGAGATTGATCAATGAAACGACCGAGACGGAAACGGAAAAGCGGGTCTCCCTTTTAAAAGAACTGTACGGATCGACCGGGGAAGAGATCTTTATCGAACCGATCTTTCGATGTGATTACGGCTCGAACATCCATGTGGGAGAAAACTTTTTCGCAAACTTCGACTGCGTGATTTTAGACGTGTGTAAGGTAACGTTCGGAGACAATTGCATGCTCGCACCTGGGGTACATATTTACACAGCGACACACCCACTCGATCCTACAGCAAGGAACTCCGGCAGGGAATATGGAAGGCCCGTGACTTTTGGCGATAACGTGTGGATTGGGGGCGGTGCGATCATCAACCCCGGTTTGACGATTGGGGGTAACGTCGTGATTGCTTCCGGTGCGATTGTGACGAGGGATATACCAGACAATGTCGTCATCGCCGGCAACCCTGCAAAAATCCTTAAGGAAATCGATGATTAATTGCTTTTTTAGCGATACTCTGTGTGGTGGTGGGTCATACTAATTCTGTATAGAACATTAAGGAGGTTCATCGGTATGGCGGGAAAAGAAAGACTTAATGAAGAAGCGGCACGGAACAACAACCTTGACGCAGCAACACTTAAGAATGACATGGAGCTTTCAGAAGAATTGCAGGATAAAAGAGTTGAAAAAGAAGTGAACCCGAAGAGGATCAAACGAAGTTGACATAAGTGGGACAGGCCGATGATAAGGCGGTCCCACTTTTATTTTACCGGACACTAGAGACCTTATTTGCTGTAAATCGTAGTGGATCAGTGTCTTTTGTCACAAATAGCGTCGCTGGTGTCCGTTAATTTCCTGAAAAAGCCGATTTTGTCACACACAAAGCCCTGTGTGTCCGTTACGTTTTTTTAGGCTAGTGGACTTAATTTTCCGCCAATCTGATTTGAAACTACCGGAAAAGGATAGAGTAATAAAAGAATCAAAAAAAGAGGAGGACCCACATGGCTGTGGAGTCGGTCAACTCACAAAATAACATTACATATTTTAACCGGAATATTTGGGCGGGTTTCTTGTTCGGACTTGGGCTCGTCGCTTTCATAGACGAAACAATCTTCCACCAACTGTTACATTGGCACCATTTTTATGACAAAACAACGCTCTCTATGGGGCTGATTTCGGATGGTTTGTTCCATGCGTTCAGCTGGTTTGCCACAATTGGAGGCTTGTTCATGTTAGCCGATTTGAAGCGTCGTGGCGCTTTTGTATTTAAAAGATGGTGGGGCGGTAGCATGCTAGGCGGCGGTGCTTTTCAATTCTATGACGGAATCGTCCAGCACAAAATCATGAGGATCCACCAAATCCGGTACGTAGACAATGTGTACATTTATGATTGGGTATGGAACATCATTGCGGTCATCATGATCATTGTCGGTGGAATGCTCATCAACCGGACGAGCAAAGAATACCGTAGAAAACTGGAAGGGACACAAGCGTGATGGAAGGGGATATGCATCAAGAGACAGGAACGCAGCTTGTGTTGATGCTGCCGTTTTTGCTCATGATCGGCGCCTATATTTGGGCTGGAATCATCTCGAATCGTCATCATAAAACGTGGCCGGTAACCCGGTATGTATATTGGACAGTTGGGGTTATCTGTGCCGCGGCAGCTGTCGTTGGCCCCATCGCAAACAGAGCCCATGGGGATTTCACTATGCATATGACGGGGCATCTGTTACTTGGAATGCTTGCGCCGCTACTTATTGCGATTGCAGCACCAATCACGCTAATTTTACGGACATTGAATGTAAAATGGTCGCGAAGGATTTCCCGTTTGTTGAAGAGCCGTTTTTTCCAGGCGGTAAGCGATCCGGTCGTTGCCACTCTGCTCAATGTAGGGGGATTATGGTTACTATATACAACTGATTTATATTTGGAGATGCACCATAGTCTTGTTTTGCATGTGCTTGTCCATCTGCACGTCTTTCTGGCGGGCTATATTTTCACAGTTTCGATGATTTATATGGATCCGACACATCATCAGAGAAGCTTCATCTATCGATGTATCCTGCTGGTATTCGCTTTGGGAGGGCATGGGATCCTATCGAAGTATATCTATGCTTATCCACCTGCAGGCGTTCCCCGGGCGCAGGCAGAAGCGGGCGGAATGCTGATGTATTACGGCGGTGACGCAATCGATATCGTGCTGATCACGATTTTCTGTTACCAATGGTATAAAGCCTCAAGACCGCGGACCACCTCTCCCTATCAACCACAGGTGAACTAAAAGAGGATCTATCCCCTGAATATGGTATTATGAAAGTAAAAACGGGGGAGATTATGTGATTGTTTTAGGAATGTGGTTTGTAGGGTTTTTAGGAATAGCAATCCTTTATCTAATCATCTATTATGCTGTCCGAAATGGTATGGACGCCTCTAATTTGAGGTCAGAACTTCGTGAAGTGAGAAAACAGCTTGAAAGGATCAGCAAAAAGATTGAATCATAGAATTTAAGTCAATATAGTTGAACCAATACAAATGTGCCCAGGCAAATGATCAAAAACCAGTAGAGCATGTCTCGCTTTGACTTTCGATAAACCGCATAGATGAGAGAGCCTACCGCATAGCTGCCCAGGAGTACAATCATCAGATACGAAGCAATCTTTGAGTCTGTCTGCATGTAAATAAACAGGCAGATTGCATAAGCGATCAAGATAGCCATTGTTATGTAGGTTCCAAGCTTCACACGATCCCTCCTAAAAAGATTCGTATTCCTCTGAGGTTTCCTCTTTTTGCTTCGAATAGTAATAGATTCGGACGATCAACAGTAAAAACAGGGATATTCCCACAATCGTAACACCAAGCCCGCCATATCCGATTCCAGACCAGCCCTTGACGAAAGCGATACTGTAGACAATCAACGTTGCGCCAAGCTGGAAAGTGGTATAGGGAAGAACATACCAACGTAATTTTTTTGAAAAATAGATGACCAGCCAGCTGAAAATGATCCAACTGAAACTGATAATGGTCAGTAATACGATATCTGTCATGACTGTATCCCCCTAGGAGCTTTTCACTATCTGTTTTTTCATGTAAAAGGATAAGCTGAATGGAAAGAGCGGTACGAAAGCGATCCACCAAAGGCTCGGTGAACCGAGGAAATACAAGGCAGGCAATGTTATTAAGAACCCGCTGATCATCATCCAGAAAGAATTCCGAGTCATAATAGAAAAAAGGAATAAAAACAACGAGATGATGATGCAGCCCCAAAAGATGAAACCAACCCAATAAAAGTCCATCAAAACCGCCTCCTCATATTGACATTATATACCTTTTATGCGGACTTATCATGAAATTTGAAGAGAATTATCATCAAAAAGCAGGGCACCCTTATAGTTGATACATAAAAAAGGGGTGGCTCAATGACGATCACAGAACTAATATTCAGATTAGCTTTATCATTCCTGGCTTTGTGGGCGATGGCGAGAATCATGGGACGAAAAGAAATCAGTCAGATGACTTTCCATAATTTCGTATCAGCCATAGCAATAGGGACAATCGCTGGATCCCTCGCGATAGACGGTATGCTAAGCATCCAGAATGGGGTGATTGCGTTAGTCGGATGGACAGTTTTCACGGTTTTGTTTGGGTTCATGGATATCAAATCAAAGGGAGCACGAAAGCTCCTTAATGGTGATCCGGTTGTGGTGATCAAGGACGGAAAGATAATGGAGGATTCGCTCAGAAGAACACGGCTGGATGTAGATTCGCTAAATGTCATGCTCCGAAAGAAAGGGGTTTTCACACTATCTGATATAGCTTTTGCGATCTTTGAAACAGATGGCACATTATCAGTCATGAAAAAAGGAAGTAAGCAACCCCTGACAAAGAGTGATATGAACATGTTTCAACCGAGTAGGAGCAGTTCAGTCAGTACAGAGGTGGTTTCAGACGGGAAAATCAATGAAAGCAATTTATCTAAACTGCACCTCGATAAAGCTTGGCTCGGTCAAAAACTCCGGGAATCAGGTATTCAGGAGATATCAGAAGTCTTTTACGCCGAAGTCCAGCAAGACGGCACACTATACATCGATAAATACGATGACAAATTCGGCCAATAAAACAATAGTGCCTGGCACCGATTTGAAACCCAGATGTACCAAGGGGTCTGAATCGGTGCCAGGCACTTTTTGTAATCCCTTGGGAGACAAGGGCTTTTTTCCGGTGCCTGGTACAGAGAAGAGGACAGAGAATCTTTCGACAACATCCGATGGAGTTCAATCAAGCGTTTGATTAAGCAAGTGAAACCCGTGTTCAAGGGCGTATTTTTATTTCAAACAAACGTTTGATCAAGAGGCGAAATCATATCCGAAAGTGTAAAATTCCACCTTTACGACAGGGTTTGCACTGTTTTCAAACAAACATTTGATTAATGAGGTGAATCCCTTGCAATACACCAGAAGTAAATTTCAAACAAACGTTTGATTAAGTGTTTGGAAGGAATTTTCAGCTCACAGTTGAACTAGTTTAGCTGGGGGATGATAACATGAATGAATTTGTAGTCGATATACATGAATTTAGAGACCGTTCCTATACCATAGGTTATGAACAAGGCCGATTACTGGATAAAAAGCAATTGGCCGTTTATGAAACTTTTACGAAAGAGTCAATGGATCTGGAAGGTGCACAAACCGTTTTAAAAGCCTTCGCTCCTCATTTACTAGAGGAAATTCACGGACTTGCTGACGGACTCCGCATTCCATATGACATAGCCATGCGTTATTTCAGTGGATACGATCTTCCAAAACTCCAGGCTATGGGATGTTCATCGATTGTCACCCAGGATTTTATGGTCCGAAATTACGATTTTTCACCACTGATTTACGATCACCAACTTGTTTTTGCACAGTCTGAGGAAACATACGGAAGCGTGGGGTATTCACCCATTACATAGGAAGGCATGAAGGAGTCAATGAACACGGTGTTGCAACCGCACTCCATTTTGTCAACAATGCTAACCAGGTTAGAGGCTTGATGTGTAGCACAATCATACGGATTATCGCCGATACCTGTAAAACCACCGATGATTGCATACAACTGTTGAAGGAACTGCCTCATGCATGCTCTTATAATTATTCCATCGGAGACCGTAAAGGAAGGCACGTAGTTGTGGAAGCATCGTCACACAAAGTCGAAGTTCGAGAAAAGGAAGGGACTCTCACTTGTACAAACCATTTTAAAAATCCGCAGATGGAATCATATAACAGGGAACACCTTACACACTCGATACAACGTCTAACAGCGATGACCCACAAAAACGCTGATGGTATAGAGCTCTTCAACTGGTTCAGTGATCCATCTTCTGAGATGTACTTTCATGACTATAAACAGTTTTTCGGAACACTGCATACTTTCGGTTACTTCTTTAAGGAAGACAGATTCATCACCAAAATTGCTAATGGCAAAGAAACATTAGATATCAAACTAAATGATTGGATAAACGGAAAACCACTGCCACTAAACAAATTAACAGGAAGTGTACCTGGCACCGATTTCAAACGTTTATGTACCAAGGGTTTTGAATCGGTGCCAGGCACTTTTTGAAATCCCTTGGGGGACAAAGGCGAAATTGTCGTGCCTGGCACCCAAAAAATTCATTTGAACTTTTTCCAGGGTTGGTGACTCTAAGGTGTAGTGGAGGAGGGGGAGCGTCTTTGGAGATTGAGAAGCTGGTGCGAAAAGCACAAAAAGGGGATAAAGAAGCGCTGTTACAGCTTGTCTTAGCAGAAAAAGATCAGTATTACAGATTAGCATATACCTATTTACGGCACGAAGAGGATGCGATGGACGCACTAGAAGACATGATCGTCATCCTTTATGAGAAGAT
Proteins encoded in this window:
- a CDS encoding PLP-dependent aminotransferase family protein, producing the protein MKLVLKKEAATPIHQQIYHQLVNRIQTGAVAAGEKIPSLRWLSKELDVNYLTINKVYQRLEEEGYIEILQGKGAYVKSRHTGHPSSQRDEQQDSFSPLLTRSQYLMQRSKHQYDFSKAVVSPGLLPSYFLAEQAKAIFDLHPMILTTYGPVEGDEELRKEVSAYLDNQLGYKPPLDEILITSGVQQAINVVANTFLTPTDTVAVESPCYGAALDTFMNRGNAILPIPIDLSGMRTDLLEEQCRKNPPKLVYVNPTFHNPTGASMSEKRRKELLELAETYHFLIIEDDSFNEIYFDGVLPPKPIKYFDTTGHCILLKGFSKTMAPGILLGALIADKRLYEQVYIAKASMDVGSPLLNQKVILPFMKTQRMKDHLEKLRIALQIRRDMTADILEMCLKDRIRYELPKGGLNLWIKLPEEIDMRALQKRASEHSISFLPGSACYAVNEPTQEIRISYSGLSDRDNTEGITKLGKLIAEM
- the gatC gene encoding Asp-tRNA(Asn)/Glu-tRNA(Gln) amidotransferase subunit GatC; translation: MARITKEEVKHVAKLARLAVTEEEAEKFTSQLDAIIGYAEQLKELDTDDVEPTTHVLDMKNVLREDEAKPWLTNEEALKNTPDTQNGLIKVPAVLE
- the gatA gene encoding Asp-tRNA(Asn)/Glu-tRNA(Gln) amidotransferase subunit GatA, whose product is MSLFEKKISELHELLHKKEMKVSELVDASFSRINEVDDKVKAFLTLNEEGAREQAKYLDSKMGTDEMRGLLFGLPIGVKDNISTKDLRTTCGSKLLGNFEPVFDATVVERLKKAETITVGKLNMDEFAMGSSNENSGFFQTRNPWNTDYVPGGSSGGSAASVAAGEVFFSLGSDTGGSIRQPAAFCGVVGLKPTYGRVSRFGLVAFASSLDQIGPITTTVEDNAFLFQAISGYDKMDSTSANVENKDYTAALTGDVKGLKIAVPKEYIGEGVDEDVKNRVMDALKVLESMGAEWEEVSLPHSKYGVATYYLLASSEASSNLARFDGVRYGVRTENADNLLELYNHTRSEGFGDEVKRRIMLGTFALSSGFYDAYYKKAQKVRTLIKKDFDEVFEKYDVILGPTAPTTAFKIGAKTDDPLTMYANDILTIPVNLAGVPAISVPCGLSNGLPVGLQIIGKAFDENTIYRVAHAYEQATDHHQNKPQL
- the gatB gene encoding Asp-tRNA(Asn)/Glu-tRNA(Gln) amidotransferase subunit GatB, producing MHFETIIGLEVHAELKTNSKIFCSCSTEFGAPPNTNVCPICLGHPGVLPVVNKQAVDFAMRAAMALNCEITRETKFDRKNYFYPDNPKAYQISQFDKPIGVNGWIEIEVDGKKKKIGITRLHMEEDAGKSMHADDGTHSLVDLNRQGTPLVEIVSEPDIRTPEEAYAYLEKLKAILQYTEVSDCKMEEGSLRCDANISLRPVGQEEFGTKAELKNLNSFANVQKGLAHEEVRQEKVLLSGGEILQETRRFDEQSKKTILMRVKEGSDDYRYFPEPDLVGLSIDQEWIDRVKSEIPELPDARKQRYIEELKLPAYDAKVLTQSKKMSDFFEEVLEKGADAKAASNWMMGEVSAYLNAEYKEVDEVALTPEGLAKMIELIEKGTISSKIAKKVFKELIEKGGDPEVIVKEKGLVQISDEGELRGIVTGILDENEQSILDYKNGKDRALGFLVGQVMKATKGKANPPMVNKLIVEEIEKR
- a CDS encoding diacylglycerol kinase; translation: MKRARLIYNPTSGREQVKRQLPYILEKLEKAGYETSAHATCADEGDATRAAKLAVEREFDLVIAAGGDGTIYEIINGIAELPNRPKMGIIPAGTTNDFARALGVPRTIEKAVEVLCDGVDIPVDIGRVNGKYFVNIAGGGKLTELTYAVPSQMKTMIGQLAYYLKGMEMLPSIRPTNVKIEYDDKVYEGDVMLFLVANTNSVGGFEKLAPLSEFNDGYFDLIILKKANLAEFIRVATLAIKGDHIRDDHVIYEKARRIKIHTDEKMQLNLDGEYGGLLPGEFMNLRHHLQMIVPKERFETRY
- a CDS encoding sugar O-acetyltransferase translates to MKTEKEKMLEGEMYNPADPMLIKERENARRLTRLINETTETETEKRVSLLKELYGSTGEEIFIEPIFRCDYGSNIHVGENFFANFDCVILDVCKVTFGDNCMLAPGVHIYTATHPLDPTARNSGREYGRPVTFGDNVWIGGGAIINPGLTIGGNVVIASGAIVTRDIPDNVVIAGNPAKILKEIDD
- a CDS encoding DUF2243 domain-containing protein encodes the protein MAVESVNSQNNITYFNRNIWAGFLFGLGLVAFIDETIFHQLLHWHHFYDKTTLSMGLISDGLFHAFSWFATIGGLFMLADLKRRGAFVFKRWWGGSMLGGGAFQFYDGIVQHKIMRIHQIRYVDNVYIYDWVWNIIAVIMIIVGGMLINRTSKEYRRKLEGTQA
- a CDS encoding cytochrome c oxidase assembly protein is translated as MHQETGTQLVLMLPFLLMIGAYIWAGIISNRHHKTWPVTRYVYWTVGVICAAAAVVGPIANRAHGDFTMHMTGHLLLGMLAPLLIAIAAPITLILRTLNVKWSRRISRLLKSRFFQAVSDPVVATLLNVGGLWLLYTTDLYLEMHHSLVLHVLVHLHVFLAGYIFTVSMIYMDPTHHQRSFIYRCILLVFALGGHGILSKYIYAYPPAGVPRAQAEAGGMLMYYGGDAIDIVLITIFCYQWYKASRPRTTSPYQPQVN